Within the Mugil cephalus isolate CIBA_MC_2020 chromosome 1, CIBA_Mcephalus_1.1, whole genome shotgun sequence genome, the region ACTTAGTTGATTTTTTAACCTGCTACTTAAAAATGTAGGCGTTAAGGAAGTTTGGTTTTCAGTTCGTATTTTAGAGACCCACAATACTGTCAGTTCTTCCTATCAAATAATAGATTTCCCTCCTCTGTCTGGGATGAGGTGGACTGTCCCTTTCTCTGCCAGTGTTAGGCCTCCGTTGTGTTACAGAGCTGGTGTCTGTCTAACCCCCGTCACGAGTCCTTCACTATAAAAGCAGAGCTCTTTTAATTTGACCACACTGACTCCTCTTAGATTTGGAAGATTCCTGTCACACAGTTACTTTGAATCCAATTACCACAATTGTTATGCTGTGTTGATCCAGTCATGTGTAATTATGACTCACTGCATAAACTCTGTGACCCCACATGTCGGGACTGCATCTCTTGTTCCAGTTGTCTTCCTTGTTGTAGTTAACCAGTAAACTGGCACCATTGGGCTGCTCTGTTGGATCAAACCAAATGGGCCAGTCGTCACACCGCACATTTAACCATGACCCTGTCGCTGgttcactgctttttttttttttccttggacCAGTTTTGGAGGAAACCCCACAACAGCTGCAACTTTGGAGATGCTCTGGCCCAGTCATCTAGCCATCGCAATTTAGccttttttagtcttttttaaCTTCCCTTAAAtgctcagtggtcataatgttatggccaatcagtttattcagtcagtCACCTTAAAGGGGATTTCTACTCATGTCACATCATCAACTTAAGTGAAATTCCAATCAAAAAAAACCTTTGACTGAACAGAATGTCGGTCTCAATGATAGAATTTCCGTCTACCCAAAGCAGTTAGCCTCATTAAAACTACCTGTATAGATGTATCAGTCTCCTCTCTGCTTGCGTCATTTGTTGGCCCTTTcttgtcactttttttctggCTTTGGCACAGAAAGATGACTCCTCCACGGCTAATCCTGTCTACAAAGGCATGATTGTTTTTCCAAACGGCCTTCAATGAGCTAAACGCCAGAACTATTTGAATTACAGAATAAAATCTGAGGTGAGAGCAGCCACTCAGGGTCCTGGCTCCAGGTTTCCTCTTTACCAAAATGAATTCAAAGGTTTCACCATGTTTAATCATAACTCTAGTCCACACAGCATTCTGAGCTAGCTCACTCCTGTGTTGAAATATCACTGAAGTGCATACACATGAACgggatttttgtttgttttccagattCCTCACCTACTGCCCCAGTAAGAGGATCTTATCAGACGAGGCTCTCAAGCACGAGTACTTCAGAGAGACGCCGCTCCCCATTGACCCCTCCATGTTTCCCACCTGGCCGGCCAAGAGCGAGCAGCAGAGGGTGAAGAGAGGCACCAGTCCCCGCCCGCCCGAAGGAGGTCTAGGCTACAGTCAACTGGTTAGGACATTTGGCTCCGCTTTCTCCATTACATACAGCTACCCAGCTCTCTGGACGCTGTCTGTGTTAAATAGATTACAAACCTTCAGCCTTCTGCTTTGTGTAtttcctccttgtgttttccatGATGAGCAACCATTAGGGCGTAATGTTTTCAGCAGTGGTCCCACCCACCCAGAACCTTTAGGCTGCTATTCTTTTGGGCTTAATTTTAGCTGCCTCAGGCACAAATTAGACCACAATGAACGTAgtagttatttatctcatttttattcttgGCAGCTTGGAAAAGCTGGTGAGACAGACCACCACGAGATATcccaagaataaaaacaacaataagaaTTTTAATCATTACAATCTTCATGCATATTTTTATGGAAACACaatctcattttattaatttcagaTTACTTGTTTACCAAAGGTAACCAGTGTAGTATTGATCGgttctgaaataaatataaaaaaaatgaaatgttatcagAGGTGTGATGGACTGTGGTTTTTATTGCTATGAACTATGTCCGTTTCCGATGTGTCTGCAGGGTGATGACGACCTTAAAGACACCGGCTTCCACTTGACAACCAGCAACCAGGGAGCGTCTGCGGTCGGCCCAGGATTCAGCCTCAAGTTCTGAGCCTCAATCTGCAGGACACCTGGCTGTCCACGAGATTACGATGGAACAAAGAGTTCTGGGACTCGTCTGTTTGTTTGGGACTGGACGGCATCACCAGTTTACAACTACAGGCCAGATCAGCATCTGATCAGTTACAGCTGTTACCATGTAGTCAGGACTGTTCAACAGCAAGACGGATGGCccaaacatgttggattcagcCTTTTCTCTGTACTCTTTAGCTATTTCAGCACTTGACATGTGACCATTTTAGCTGTTCGGGAGGAGACCCCACCATAAATCTATTAGAGGTTTAGTTCCCCtgtttgacttgttttatttttccttttatacTTCATGAGAGAGGAGCAGATTTTATAAATGGTTGGTATTTCCTGGCTGCCTGAGCTACTGTGTAATGATGCAGCGTTGGCTGTGTGTTCTATCCATCATAATGTCTGAAATCTACACGGGAACGTGAGCTCACTCGATGACAGGGAGGTGATGTTTTTGCtagaaataaagtttgaatctttgttttgtctgctgTTTTCCCTGTATTTATAAACCCTGTCCAAACTATGCAAACACAAGGCCACACTGccaggggagagagaaaaaaaaaaaaaagaagggaagtCGAGCCTAAAAGAAATCCAGCCTTCAACCCAGTTCAGTAGCTGCGCTCCAAAAGTGATGTCATTTTTGCACTGCGCACTTTGTCTCAGTACTTTGTTCTTTCGGGGGAAAAGAGGCCTGatttttctttgcctttgtcTTTAAATGGCTCTGTGACTTCAGAATTAGACCAATAAATTCTTTGATTTCGAgccaaagaaaaataaacagaacagctTCGGCCCCTGCATGACTGTTGGCTGCTTTCTCTGGAACGGGCACAGAAAGATCCTCTGGCCCTGGAGCCAGGTCTAAATGGAAATGTTCATTAATCAGTTTTATCTGTCCCCTGCCCCCACCGGAGCCTCTTCTGCAGAATATTACACCTGATGTGTTGAGTAAGCTTGGAAGGAGAGAAGCGAGTGGAACTGACTGCTCAGTCTCTGGAGGCAGACTCCTGGCTTCACTGTGAGGCTAGTAAAGTAAGCTAGACGTCTGAGGTGTTCCATATGTGGTTTAAGGTCCAAATGGCTCCAGAAGCTGTAGACAACATTGCTTATCCTGGCTTTAGTAGCTTAGTTTGGTCACTGCGTAAATTATTCAAATGGCATGCATCTACTCCAGGGCTTCTGTAACTTTTTTCAAGCCcctaaaatgaaacattcagagCGTTTTTTGATGACACCTTTTCAGCGGCTTATGTTTTATAGCACCCTACGGTGGCGATGCTGATATCTTCTTAATTAAAGTATAACACCGTCCAGGGAATTAGTCCCCATTTTCCACAGGTTTACCCGAGAACCTGTGGGTGGCCTTGGACGCAGCCTCTGCAGCAGTAGCTTTGAAGGAGTCCAGCCCAGATGAGTTCAGAGGAACAGCTGATGAGGACTGCACAGATTTTTCATCACCAAATAAAACGCAAAACCGCACCGTCTGCCACAAACAGCTTTTCACAGTCAGGTAGtattttccacaaaaacacTACCTGTCACAGAACATTTATTATTCTCCCatatgaaaaatgcattttacgCAGCGACCGTAGACAATAGTATGTggacgtttcttttttttttttttttttttagaaaaacaaatatgtgcCCTGGTGAATGAGGTCTGCTGGTGACTGCGTGCGTGGCCTTCAGAAGCGCACACGTACCCTCCATGAGTAGTTGGTGagaactttctcttttttcttcacGATGCAGGTGTAGGTGCCCTCGTTGATGGCGTTGGCCACTATGGTGATGTGGTCGTCCTTCAGGGAGATGTAGTTGGGGTGAGAGAACTCCAGCAGCTCTCCGTCTTTGTACCAGCTGAAACAGGGACCTGACTTTAGACAAGGTCACTTATTTGTCCCCGCTGCTCGGTAAAGTGATAACAGATCAGAGAGAGACACTCACGATACTTTGCCCTTCTTCGACGCTATTTTCTTCCCGCAACGAAAAGTGAGCTTCTTGCCTTCAACGACCAGCTTGTGTTTGGTCCTCGGGGGAGTCGGGGTGGGAGCTACAGTGGGGAAGGGGAATTctaaaaaaagatgtaaaggAAACATTTTAGTGGATGCAAGGACCATAATGTCACCACTGTCCCTCGAACAAGCTTCACCTAAACTCTGATTCCCGGCAAAATGTTTGACgcaaacaacacattttccgACCTGCTGGCAGGTCTGTGATAGGACAGTGGCTGTCATATCACTACAGTCTCTCCCATCTCATTCCGGACAACACAACAGGAATATCTGCTGTGTGATCAAGTCAAAATCaagtctaaaaaaataaaaaatagtcgTTCTCATTAATGCCGCAAAAATCTAAATTGACCTTGTGTGTCTCTAACCCTCAAGCCACAGTCTGAAATTCCAGCGGTTTGGAGTCACTCAGGAATTTTCCACAGCCGTACAACGTCTCCCAATCAACAATGAGGAACAGATTACTGCGAGCCAGGAATCGTATCCTCTTGCCTCTCTCCCCGCTGTCCCTCGTTGCTGACAAAAAGCTCAGAAAGCCACAACAATCTATCGGCTGGGATGGTTAAGAGGGGCCATTTCCTGTTGTGTAACAGGAGACTTCAGAACCAGAGCATTGTGCCATGAACCTAAAGATGCTGTCAGACTGCTGTCATACTTGGTATAAAGCAGCCCTTATTGAGACACCAGTCAACAGGTAAGCGTCTCTTCTGTGGAAATGTTCTGGGGCCATAAAGCCTCTCTGGGGATGCTGCCATTctccagaaataaaacaaaccagtgTCAAGTGGAATCTCCCCTCAAATCAATTCCTTGAAAACCTCCGTTgaagctctgctctgctggacCTGTTGGCTCCCGTTGCTCCATTGGCAAACAGTTCACAGCAGCTCCTTGCGCTGCTCAATTGACAGAATCTCCCTcccagactgctgctgctgcatcttaCCGTAACAGAAATCACAGCTGGAGGGGCAGTGCTTCTGCATCAGCTTGCGCTTGCTGTCGCAATAGCCTTTCCGAGCCCAGGCTGGACAGATAAATAGCCGGTCCAAACATCCTgcaggagaggggaggggtggggggagggggggatcaGACAGCAGCAAATGAATTTAGATCCCCAATCTGCTTTTGATTTCAATGAAAATGACTCACCATAATACACACTAATGATGACTCATGAGTGGTTTGTACAGTATTCATTAATGCCACGTTGGTTTGCAGTGTCAGACGTCAGACACTATGATCTAGTTCTGGCCCAAACACTGCGTGTTTAGCTGTGTTTGTAAGTGTGTATAGACTGAACTCTTCTAATGGGTCCATACTGCGTGATGTTTTTGCGGATAAGGCCACCACTTGAATCGTTTCATTCTTGGCCgggacacacacaacacaatacacacaGGAGTGAGACAAAAAAACTGATTATGTCATGAAAGATGGCAGTCGACTATGAAGTCAGTGATTGACTTCCTCTCCTTTCACTTTGGCACGTGTCACAGATCTCGCCGTAGAATTTGTCAAacggggagaaagaaaaggaattcTCCGGCTAGTCTTTTGGTGGGGATGTGGAACAGCTGCCCAGACTACACGGCACTCTGTGCTCGTACTGGTTTCTGACACCCCGTAACTGTCAGGCTTCACCATCAGGCCCATCATGTAGTCTGATCCCAGCGGAGCGGCTGAACTTTCTGTTTAAGTTTAGTTATCAAACATGTCATCAAgaccaaagaaataaattaaaaaaataaataaatcccaaaaCCCTCTGATGTGTTTGCCGCTGCCAAAAGCAAGACTGAACTCTTGGTGACTGTGAACATACCATAGAGACGGTGCAAACCCCACACCTCATCCTGAGTGATTAGCTTGCGCCCTGTCAGAGTTGCGTTCAGGTGCATTATAGCTTTCGGGTCCATGGAGTGCATGAGTCCCAGGACGTGGCCAATTTCATGAGTCGCCACGTGGACAAGGTCTGTTAGCCAAACCCCTGCAACACAAAGATGCAGTTGATCATTTTACTCTCGTGAACTCCCTTGAGTTCAGCTCAGAGTCTGCTGCCTGCATCAGACACTATTTAAGGGATATATATCATGACTTTCAACAAACATGATAAAGATGCTTGCCTTTCTTCCAGCTGAAGCGCATGTTTCCCAGAATCCAGTACTCGTGGTCGTCAAAGTGGATCTCGCCCGTTGGCGGGAAGAAAGCATGAGCTAGTTCTCCTGTGATGCCGTCGAAACAATGGTGCAAGTGGGAATGCCAGCAGTCTGTGTGGTTGACGGGGTAGAAGCCTGCcaagacagagagggggagatgcacctcagagcagaggagggaagccctcactccatttctttctgctctgtgttAAATACAGCAGGCAGAGGATGAATTACAAAAGACAGAGCTTCGTCTTCAGTCTTCACCCCGCAGGATGACAACCATTCCCCTCACTGTCACCCAGAATTTATGCAGGGCCCTGGAGCTTGCACCCAGGGGGACAGATAAAGCATAATTTAGACCGCTTCACCATGGCCTGACATGTATGGAAGTTgttaagcatttctttttttttttaatctagaaTTATGATTCATGCTCAATATAAGCTTGGTAATATAGTCAAGGTGCTGTGATTTAATGATTTTGGAGGCGAAGACGTTTCAGCGATGACAGCATGGAGAGGGAAACTGTAACAACAAAGCAGAAGTCTGGAGCTCGCAGCCAAGCAACATCTGTTGTGGACTGATACAGACGCTTGCAGAGTACCCACCAATCTTTATGTCTGCCTCTTGGTCAGCTGGCACCTCTCTGAAGGTGAACGGCGAGACGTCACTCCACATGCTGAAAGCCTTGGCGATGCCTCGACGGGTGTCGCTGGCATTAATCAGGTTTGTAGGAAAGGACAGCAACCTGCTCAGAGACAACAGCATTATGTAGTTAAAAGTGGACTCAGCCAAAACACAGTGGCTACTGTTCAGACACACCAGAATTCCCACAAGCACTGCAAGTACAGCTCCATTACAGAGACATTCTCATATATCTCAGCTAATCTTACACTGACTTCAAGTCCATTTGTACCATCCATTCTACTAGTTCAACCACGATTTAAATTTGGCCAATTGTACACTTTTTGTCTACTGTCTACTAAAGTTTGTTGGGCCACCAAAACAGTCAGTTTGAACCTCTCTAGCTCAGACTAATCTTCCCATAAATGACTTTATGGGATCATTTTACAGCTCTAGAAGGAATAAAGTCACTGGAACTTCTCCAAACAGGTAGTGCAGCGCCATCCAAATGTTCTGAAGCCAAGCAACTGCAGAGTGCAAAAGTCCCATATGTGCTCTCTAATTTTCCAAATATGAGCGCAGAGCTCTGTACAGTGATCACAGTCAGATGGGGGCCAACTTTTGCTAGACAAACTGTAATGCACATCCTAAGTGAGATGAGAAGATTGTCCCTTTTACACAAGCACAGCAAACCACATCAACTttcaacatacagtattt harbors:
- the mmp23ba gene encoding matrix metalloproteinase-23; amino-acid sequence: MVRCQTPRSLRRGDWGFSPLLSAALLSFLFAGMQQTTAFPSWRLEEEAQTTVLLIGIRKEARSQVLHLSRNKRYTLTPEKLKWDKFKLTYKLLSFPTNLINASDTRRGIAKAFSMWSDVSPFTFREVPADQEADIKIGFYPVNHTDCWHSHLHHCFDGITGELAHAFFPPTGEIHFDDHEYWILGNMRFSWKKGVWLTDLVHVATHEIGHVLGLMHSMDPKAIMHLNATLTGRKLITQDEVWGLHRLYGCLDRLFICPAWARKGYCDSKRKLMQKHCPSSCDFCYEFPFPTVAPTPTPPRTKHKLVVEGKKLTFRCGKKIASKKGKVSWYKDGELLEFSHPNYISLKDDHITIVANAINEGTYTCIVKKKEKVLTNYSWRVRVRF